A single window of Anaerolineae bacterium DNA harbors:
- a CDS encoding Sulfite reduction-associated complex DsrMKJOP: MASKVPEEKEKEKSPSILSRSDFLKIGGATLGAAVLSELVISGPFSPEAIQGIGAEAHPHQGSAEHQWHMAIDLDRCIGCLYCVRACQAVNDVPDDEMRWNVVFPERLEDGTEFYMNRPCQHCQEAPCVRVCPVGATWVRPDGIVAMDYNRCIGCRYCQVACPYDVRRFNWKTPDAPNPYQPAWGVAEVPRRPRGVVEKCTFCVHRIDRGVEQGLKPGVDRAATPACVVACPVGARIFGDIRDPESPITKFLAENTTFRLREDWGTEPKVHYVRPTKKEA; the protein is encoded by the coding sequence ATGGCAAGCAAGGTTCCTGAGGAGAAGGAGAAAGAAAAGAGCCCGTCGATCCTGAGCCGCTCGGATTTTCTCAAAATCGGCGGTGCCACCCTTGGCGCAGCGGTGCTGTCTGAGTTGGTGATTTCCGGGCCCTTCTCTCCGGAAGCGATTCAAGGGATTGGTGCAGAGGCACACCCACATCAGGGCTCCGCTGAACATCAATGGCACATGGCAATCGATCTGGATCGCTGTATTGGCTGTCTGTACTGTGTGCGGGCTTGCCAGGCAGTCAACGACGTGCCGGATGACGAGATGCGCTGGAATGTCGTTTTTCCCGAGCGCTTAGAAGATGGCACCGAGTTCTATATGAATCGTCCCTGCCAGCACTGTCAGGAGGCTCCCTGTGTGCGCGTCTGCCCGGTTGGGGCAACCTGGGTGCGCCCGGATGGCATTGTCGCCATGGACTACAATCGCTGCATCGGTTGTCGCTACTGTCAGGTTGCCTGCCCCTACGACGTGCGGCGCTTTAACTGGAAAACACCCGATGCCCCCAACCCCTATCAACCCGCCTGGGGAGTTGCCGAGGTTCCCCGCCGCCCACGCGGCGTGGTCGAGAAATGCACCTTTTGCGTGCATCGCATCGACCGCGGCGTCGAACAGGGCTTGAAGCCTGGTGTAGATCGCGCCGCCACCCCGGCCTGCGTGGTCGCCTGCCCGGTGGGAGCGCGCATTTTTGGGGATATCCGTGACCCCGAAAGCCCCATTACGAAGTTCTTAGCCGAAAATACCACCTTCCGTCTGCGCGAAGATTGGGGCACCGAACCGAAAGTTCACTACGTACGCCCGACGAAGAAGGAGGCCTGA
- a CDS encoding Decaheme cytochrome c MtrA, protein MKGIKAYFFKLLPLMAGTFVGVLAMLLSLSGASAAPLAQDTSPQPLNDENCKSCHLNITNLWSESAHAHAYDDPYFQEKWNGLGKPGDCLVCHTTNYQASDGSYAHEGVSCEACHGKVESNHPPAVVPIRSDNEFCGTCHTTTIHEWRLSGHSQAGVGCVDCHDPHSQKNLFEVKDDLCINCHQEDMEAYLEDIHINKNIGCVDCHALVIPPDPIPDDGIVPTGHTFTITPATCVACHTDALHAGFSLPGFEDGAKAATQQITETLVTTSTLLQNNKQMAENGFATEQRLQALEAALASAQLARLFQGGIIGLVLGGSTAWFVARNVRRTYGENEAETKAEEAEDQDGKQGS, encoded by the coding sequence ATGAAAGGAATTAAGGCATATTTTTTCAAGCTGCTGCCTCTGATGGCGGGTACTTTTGTCGGGGTTTTGGCGATGTTGCTCAGCCTGAGCGGTGCTTCGGCTGCACCACTGGCGCAGGATACGTCGCCTCAGCCGTTGAACGATGAAAACTGCAAAAGCTGTCATCTCAACATCACCAATCTCTGGTCTGAAAGCGCACATGCCCACGCCTATGACGATCCCTACTTTCAGGAAAAGTGGAATGGACTGGGGAAACCGGGTGACTGTCTGGTTTGCCATACCACCAATTACCAGGCGAGTGACGGCAGTTATGCTCATGAAGGGGTTTCCTGCGAAGCCTGTCACGGCAAGGTAGAGAGCAATCATCCTCCGGCGGTCGTGCCGATTCGTTCCGATAACGAGTTCTGTGGCACCTGTCATACCACCACCATCCATGAATGGCGGCTGAGCGGTCACTCCCAGGCGGGGGTTGGGTGTGTGGACTGCCACGACCCCCACAGCCAGAAAAACCTCTTTGAAGTCAAAGATGATCTGTGCATTAATTGCCACCAGGAGGACATGGAAGCCTACCTGGAAGACATCCATATCAACAAGAACATCGGTTGCGTGGATTGTCATGCCCTGGTCATCCCGCCGGATCCGATCCCCGATGACGGTATCGTCCCCACCGGCCACACTTTCACCATCACACCGGCGACCTGCGTTGCCTGCCACACCGACGCGCTGCACGCTGGCTTCTCGTTACCCGGCTTTGAGGATGGCGCCAAAGCAGCCACCCAGCAAATCACCGAAACCCTGGTGACCACCAGCACTTTGCTGCAGAACAACAAGCAAATGGCTGAAAATGGCTTTGCAACGGAGCAACGCCTGCAGGCGCTGGAAGCTGCCCTTGCCAGCGCGCAATTAGCCCGCCTGTTCCAGGGCGGTATTATCGGTTTGGTTTTAGGAGGTTCAACAGCCTGGTTCGTTGCCCGCAATGTACGTCGCACCTATGGCGAAAATGAAGCGGAAACGAAGGCTGAGGAGGCGGAGGACCAAGATGGCAAGCAAGGTTCCTGA
- a CDS encoding transcriptional regulator, LysR family: MLDIHQLHIFLTAAETLSFTRTAQRLHMTQPSVSQHIQSLERYFGCELFVRNGRNLELTDAGLKLAALAQEAVMLSARIESEMASLQKGVVGHLLIGCCTTPGKYILPKLLTSFHDRYPRVRVTCSVLHQRDALKLLLEGKLHFTLTSLIENITPELESVRFICDRLILIAPVHHPWAESGEITPDQLVQGRFILREEGSGSYEAIRKALNEVDISIHDLPTVLTLGNSEAIALTVREGLGVGFVSEKVVEAFGLEGLAIVQIKGLEIERDIYISRNKRQPSTIPQTTFWSYLYSPDNPFCLCERTKDLAVDRGVYERN; this comes from the coding sequence ATGTTGGATATTCATCAGTTGCATATCTTCTTAACTGCTGCGGAAACCCTGAGTTTCACGCGCACTGCCCAACGCTTGCATATGACCCAGCCGAGCGTGAGCCAGCACATTCAGTCGCTGGAACGCTATTTCGGCTGTGAGTTGTTTGTGCGCAATGGACGCAATCTCGAACTCACCGATGCAGGCTTGAAACTGGCTGCCCTTGCTCAGGAAGCGGTCATGCTTTCTGCCCGCATCGAGAGTGAGATGGCTTCATTACAAAAAGGTGTTGTGGGGCATTTACTCATCGGTTGTTGTACCACACCCGGTAAATACATCTTGCCCAAACTGCTCACCAGTTTTCATGATCGCTACCCTCGGGTGCGGGTTACCTGTAGTGTCTTGCATCAAAGAGATGCCCTTAAACTCCTCCTGGAGGGTAAACTGCACTTCACCTTAACCAGTTTGATCGAGAACATCACCCCCGAACTGGAAAGCGTACGCTTTATCTGTGACCGTCTGATTCTCATTGCTCCCGTACATCATCCCTGGGCAGAAAGCGGTGAAATCACTCCAGATCAACTCGTTCAGGGTCGCTTTATCCTGCGCGAAGAAGGTTCAGGGAGCTATGAGGCGATCCGCAAAGCGCTCAATGAAGTGGATATTTCCATTCACGATCTGCCTACGGTTCTAACGCTGGGCAACTCTGAGGCGATCGCCTTAACCGTGCGGGAAGGTCTTGGGGTGGGTTTTGTTTCGGAAAAAGTGGTTGAAGCTTTTGGGCTGGAAGGACTGGCAATCGTCCAGATCAAGGGGCTGGAAATCGAGCGCGACATTTACATTTCGCGTAACAAACGTCAACCCTCCACCATTCCGCAAACGACCTTCTGGTCCTACCTTTATAGTCCAGATAATCCCTTCTGTTTATGTGAAAGAACGAAAGATCTTGCAGTCGATCGAGGTGTCTATGAAAGGAATTAA
- a CDS encoding Cytochrome c family protein: MEPWEKYLVKVEEFSKDVHGQKTCIECHGGTLSDDKETAHQGLIHRPSEGENSVCAECHPNVHDTYVNSLHYTQQGYFTTFNARSVPENHAAFQTAFDNHCARCHTTCGDCHVSTPISAGGGLFDGHLFKRTPPMTRSCTACHGSRVGNEYMGKNEGIQADVHFRKAGMNCVDCHQSTELHGEGAQCSSCHPGPDTPEMPPMDHRYSGLQVPSCESCHANVLTGPEAPEMHLQHGGKLSCQVCHSTTYTSCDGCHVAISQKTGNPFFETQNTYLTFFIGRNPLRSFARPYEYVPVRHIPVAPTTYQFYGENLMPNFDALPTWAYTTPHNIQLLTPQAQSCNSCHGNPDIFLTVDKVKPEEVPANLPVIVDSVPPPVSRP; encoded by the coding sequence TTGGAGCCTTGGGAAAAATACCTGGTCAAGGTCGAAGAATTCTCCAAAGATGTGCATGGTCAGAAAACCTGCATCGAATGCCACGGTGGAACCCTCTCGGATGATAAAGAAACCGCCCATCAGGGACTGATCCACCGCCCGAGCGAGGGAGAGAATTCAGTCTGTGCCGAGTGCCATCCCAATGTGCATGACACCTATGTCAACAGCCTGCACTACACCCAGCAAGGTTATTTCACCACCTTCAACGCCCGCAGTGTGCCCGAAAACCACGCTGCCTTTCAAACCGCCTTCGATAATCACTGCGCCCGCTGCCATACCACCTGCGGCGATTGCCATGTCAGCACGCCCATCTCGGCGGGCGGTGGTTTGTTCGACGGACATCTCTTCAAACGTACGCCACCGATGACCCGTTCCTGCACCGCCTGCCATGGTAGCCGCGTGGGCAACGAATACATGGGCAAAAATGAGGGCATTCAAGCGGATGTTCATTTTCGCAAAGCTGGCATGAATTGCGTTGATTGTCATCAATCCACCGAACTGCACGGCGAAGGCGCACAATGCAGTTCCTGTCATCCTGGCCCGGATACCCCTGAAATGCCCCCTATGGATCATCGCTATTCTGGTCTGCAGGTCCCGTCGTGCGAATCCTGCCATGCCAACGTCCTGACAGGTCCCGAGGCACCCGAAATGCACCTTCAACACGGCGGCAAACTCTCCTGTCAGGTGTGCCATTCGACCACCTACACCAGTTGCGATGGTTGCCATGTCGCCATCAGCCAGAAAACCGGCAACCCGTTCTTCGAGACCCAAAACACGTACCTGACATTCTTCATCGGGCGCAATCCTTTACGCTCATTTGCTCGCCCTTATGAATATGTCCCCGTGCGCCATATTCCGGTGGCACCCACCACCTATCAATTCTACGGTGAGAACTTAATGCCCAACTTCGATGCGTTACCAACCTGGGCATATACTACTCCCCATAACATTCAACTGCTGACTCCGCAAGCCCAAAGCTGCAACAGTTGTCATGGCAATCCGGATATCTTCCTGACGGTAGATAAAGTCAAGCCAGAAGAAGTGCCGGCAAACCTGCCGGTCATTGTAGACTCGGTACCCCCTCCCGTTTCAAGACCCTGA
- a CDS encoding Rhodanese, whose product MKIHKILTILVLISFLLGACSSAAPTEAPPVETQAPVVTEAPPPTPTPEPPTPTPEPPTPTPEPEVDEFAVVAAYISEKYANWTPVITADKLFENLTDGDDTNNPFIIDVRKPEDYAKGHIQGAVNVFWNEIIKPEVLAALPKDRLIVTYCYTGHTGEAAATILHLLGYNVTNLKYGMMGWTANEEVVGQPGFKGGAGYQVETEPHELPEAEVTPPTFKTGQKEPVDIILARAQELLAKWTPVVTADKLFENLADGDDANNPFIIDVRKPEDYARGHVPGAVNVFWTGIAAPEVLAKLPTDRQIVTYCYTGHTGEAAAVALMLLGYDVTNLKFAIMGWTDNEEVVGQPIFTGAADYAVDTEPVAFP is encoded by the coding sequence ATGAAAATCCACAAAATTCTAACAATATTGGTTCTAATCAGTTTCTTGCTCGGAGCCTGCTCGTCTGCCGCTCCTACGGAAGCCCCGCCGGTCGAGACTCAGGCACCTGTGGTCACGGAAGCTCCACCGCCGACCCCAACTCCCGAACCACCCACACCCACGCCAGAGCCCCCCACTCCAACGCCTGAGCCGGAGGTGGATGAGTTCGCTGTCGTAGCAGCCTATATCAGCGAAAAGTACGCTAATTGGACGCCGGTCATCACCGCCGATAAGCTCTTCGAGAACCTGACCGACGGCGATGATACCAACAACCCCTTCATCATTGACGTGCGCAAGCCCGAAGACTATGCCAAAGGGCATATTCAAGGGGCGGTCAACGTCTTCTGGAATGAGATTATCAAACCCGAAGTGCTGGCAGCTCTGCCGAAAGATCGCCTGATCGTCACCTATTGCTACACCGGGCATACCGGTGAGGCTGCAGCGACCATCCTCCATCTGCTTGGCTACAACGTCACCAACCTGAAGTACGGCATGATGGGTTGGACTGCCAACGAGGAAGTGGTCGGCCAGCCCGGTTTCAAGGGTGGTGCCGGCTATCAGGTGGAAACCGAACCCCACGAACTGCCCGAAGCAGAAGTCACCCCACCCACCTTCAAGACCGGACAGAAAGAACCTGTTGACATCATCCTGGCTCGTGCTCAGGAACTGCTCGCCAAGTGGACGCCGGTTGTCACGGCTGATAAACTGTTCGAAAACCTTGCCGATGGAGACGATGCCAACAATCCCTTTATCATCGATGTTCGCAAGCCCGAAGATTACGCTCGCGGCCACGTGCCCGGTGCGGTCAATGTCTTCTGGACCGGGATTGCTGCTCCAGAAGTCCTGGCAAAACTGCCCACTGACCGCCAGATTGTGACCTATTGCTACACGGGTCACACCGGGGAAGCCGCGGCGGTGGCTTTGATGCTGCTCGGCTATGATGTCACCAACCTCAAGTTTGCCATCATGGGTTGGACAGATAATGAGGAGGTGGTCGGGCAACCGATCTTCACCGGCGCAGCGGATTACGCAGTTGATACCGAACCGGTCGCCTTTCCATAA
- a CDS encoding Maltose/maltodextrin ABC transporter, substrate binding periplasmic protein MalE — protein sequence MIFHILGPDDPALEALSEYIKTHPGANLHLTIVPWDNYQNTLNDALNQSQSPFQAVFIPGHVWLSTLVEEKKVAPLPVQRVSSELLSQFNLDDVFPKVRSECFYEEEWFLIPFFTDGHILFYLKDKIHLEVETEEEIPFISPKNLEQLVASVHHPPSLYGLALKASPSEIFLDWLPFLWDFGGDVLDNESKPIIYSDASVSALEVYCNLRQFCPPETHRFGNNEIAAVLRASLVCIAPTWGGQAAPIYAEGAAMRYSTALYSTPWNATWGIGIPANQPASLITQTTEHLLSIAWQAIDQKVLELAGSPVRNSTYTETNFKRYAWLKTQMKMLQRCSTLPSTPKLGKILGVLYPAIYSAFIGEVSPRKALSGAQLALEQII from the coding sequence ATGATTTTTCACATCCTTGGGCCTGATGATCCGGCATTGGAAGCATTAAGCGAATATATAAAGACACATCCAGGAGCGAACCTCCACCTGACGATTGTTCCCTGGGACAACTATCAAAACACTCTGAATGACGCACTAAACCAATCTCAATCTCCCTTTCAAGCTGTTTTCATTCCAGGTCATGTTTGGTTATCTACATTGGTTGAAGAAAAAAAAGTTGCTCCTCTACCTGTCCAGAGAGTCTCATCCGAATTATTATCCCAGTTCAATCTGGATGATGTCTTTCCAAAGGTGCGTTCGGAATGTTTCTATGAAGAAGAATGGTTCTTAATCCCTTTTTTTACAGATGGACATATCCTTTTTTATCTTAAGGATAAAATTCATCTTGAAGTCGAGACGGAAGAAGAAATTCCATTTATATCTCCCAAGAACCTCGAGCAACTTGTAGCCAGTGTACACCATCCTCCCTCTTTATACGGATTGGCCCTGAAGGCTTCACCCAGTGAAATTTTTTTGGATTGGTTACCTTTTCTCTGGGATTTTGGGGGAGATGTACTGGACAATGAATCAAAACCAATTATCTATAGCGACGCAAGTGTTTCTGCTCTTGAGGTATATTGTAACCTCCGCCAATTCTGTCCACCGGAGACCCATCGCTTTGGAAACAATGAGATCGCTGCGGTTCTGCGTGCCAGTTTGGTCTGTATCGCCCCGACATGGGGAGGACAGGCAGCTCCCATATATGCAGAGGGGGCTGCGATGAGGTATTCCACTGCCTTGTATTCCACCCCATGGAACGCCACATGGGGAATTGGCATACCTGCCAACCAACCCGCCTCCTTAATAACTCAAACCACAGAACACCTGCTCTCCATAGCCTGGCAAGCAATCGATCAAAAGGTTCTCGAGTTAGCTGGTAGTCCGGTCCGTAATAGCACCTATACAGAGACTAACTTCAAACGATATGCCTGGCTGAAGACTCAAATGAAAATGCTTCAGCGATGTAGTACTCTACCATCAACCCCGAAATTGGGTAAAATTTTGGGGGTCCTTTATCCCGCGATATACTCAGCTTTCATTGGCGAAGTCTCTCCTCGCAAGGCATTATCGGGAGCTCAACTCGCTTTAGAACAAATAATCTAA
- a CDS encoding hypothetical protein (similar to ribulose-1,5-bisphosphate carboxylase, Type III, too) produces MLSPTQLQLSGNRFSIVYSLSGDRDEAYRKAEDICIEQTVEFPADLVPDDDIRRHIFGRIERFTETPLGYEVEISFAEEIASNEITQFLNVIFGNISLKPGIRVERINLSSQLHHLFTGPRYGIAGIRELLNIHNRPLLCTAVKPMGLSNQDLANLVYQFARGGIDIIKDDHGIANQPFSPFKDRVSRCVEAIQKANRETGEHAIYVPNVTAPTIELRERAYYAKNAGAGGLLISAGIVGFDHVQELANDPELSLPILLHPSFLGSFVTNPNSGISHYALFGQLARLAGADIVIFPNYGGRFSFSKDECKEIIKGASDPMANIKPIFPAPAGGMKLQVIHELVEFYGRDVVLLIGGDLHRHGRDLIESSRIFRDLVCKYAWCN; encoded by the coding sequence ATGTTGTCACCGACACAGTTGCAACTTAGCGGAAACCGTTTTTCGATAGTTTATTCCCTGAGTGGTGATCGTGACGAGGCTTATCGAAAAGCCGAAGATATTTGCATCGAACAAACCGTTGAGTTCCCTGCAGACCTGGTTCCTGACGATGATATCCGAAGACACATCTTTGGGAGGATCGAAAGATTCACAGAAACCCCGCTTGGCTATGAAGTTGAGATTAGTTTTGCGGAGGAAATTGCATCTAATGAAATAACCCAATTCCTGAATGTCATTTTTGGCAATATTAGTCTGAAACCGGGGATTCGAGTAGAAAGAATCAATCTTTCCTCACAACTTCATCACCTGTTTACCGGCCCTCGCTACGGTATTGCCGGGATTCGGGAGCTATTGAATATTCATAATCGTCCGTTACTTTGCACAGCTGTCAAACCCATGGGATTGTCCAACCAGGATTTAGCCAACCTCGTCTACCAGTTTGCTAGAGGAGGTATTGATATTATCAAAGACGATCACGGCATCGCTAACCAGCCTTTTTCTCCCTTCAAGGATAGGGTTTCTCGTTGTGTTGAAGCGATTCAAAAAGCGAACCGGGAAACAGGTGAACATGCGATTTATGTGCCGAATGTCACTGCTCCAACAATTGAGCTTCGAGAAAGAGCGTATTACGCTAAGAACGCAGGTGCTGGAGGGTTGTTGATCTCAGCCGGGATCGTCGGTTTTGATCATGTACAAGAACTGGCCAATGATCCAGAGCTTTCTCTACCAATTCTACTTCATCCCTCTTTTCTGGGTAGTTTTGTAACCAATCCCAACAGTGGCATCTCGCACTACGCCCTCTTTGGACAATTGGCTCGATTGGCTGGTGCAGATATTGTGATTTTTCCAAATTATGGGGGACGGTTCTCATTTTCAAAGGATGAGTGTAAGGAGATCATTAAGGGTGCCAGTGACCCGATGGCAAACATTAAGCCCATTTTCCCCGCTCCCGCCGGCGGTATGAAATTGCAAGTCATCCATGAGTTGGTTGAGTTTTATGGGAGGGATGTTGTGCTTTTAATTGGTGGAGATCTCCACCGTCATGGCCGGGATTTGATCGAAAGTAGCCGTATCTTTCGCGATCTGGTTTGTAAATATGCATGGTGTAATTGA
- a CDS encoding Transketolase, C-terminal section: MRIESKVHARKLVEWAKDKPYVVVFSADLTSSTEIELFRDAYPERFFSFGMTEQNMMSVAGGMAREGYTPFVHTFAVFLYRRALDQITISVAYPNLPVRIFGFLPGITTPGGATHQAIDDIAILRAIPNMTVLETGDATEVESIFEAIHEIPGPVYVRQLRGEIPRLFPPSEPLKIGKARVLSTGNDIALFSSGICTEEAMRATQVLQTRGISISHLHISTHKPFNQKEIVEVASQVKYGVITMENHTIIGGLGSEVAEALAESGLNKRLIRIGLKDTFAHGGSRPYLMRYYEIDAMSLIRHIESLIGNSLGVDEEELKEVRIEPIHSESKAEAL, encoded by the coding sequence ATGCGAATCGAATCAAAAGTTCATGCTAGAAAACTGGTCGAATGGGCAAAAGACAAACCATACGTTGTTGTCTTCTCGGCTGACCTCACTAGCTCAACCGAGATCGAGCTGTTCCGAGATGCCTACCCCGAACGTTTTTTCTCCTTTGGTATGACTGAACAAAATATGATGAGCGTTGCTGGCGGTATGGCGAGGGAGGGTTATACTCCTTTTGTTCATACGTTCGCTGTGTTCCTCTACCGCAGGGCATTGGATCAGATCACGATCTCGGTAGCCTATCCAAATCTACCGGTTAGGATATTTGGCTTTTTACCGGGCATAACTACCCCTGGCGGAGCTACCCACCAGGCAATTGACGATATCGCCATCTTACGCGCTATCCCGAATATGACTGTTCTTGAAACAGGCGATGCAACAGAAGTCGAAAGCATTTTTGAGGCAATCCATGAAATCCCCGGGCCGGTTTATGTTAGACAATTACGAGGTGAGATCCCTCGCCTTTTTCCTCCTTCAGAACCACTCAAAATTGGCAAGGCAAGGGTACTTTCGACCGGCAATGATATTGCTCTTTTTTCCAGTGGAATTTGCACGGAGGAAGCAATGCGAGCCACCCAGGTACTACAAACCAGAGGCATTTCAATCTCGCATTTACATATCTCCACCCATAAACCCTTCAACCAGAAAGAGATTGTGGAAGTCGCTTCACAAGTCAAATATGGTGTCATCACGATGGAAAATCACACCATCATTGGTGGACTTGGGAGCGAAGTTGCAGAGGCGCTTGCCGAAAGCGGTCTAAATAAACGCCTGATCCGCATTGGACTGAAGGATACTTTTGCCCACGGCGGAAGCCGCCCCTATCTAATGAGATACTATGAAATCGATGCAATGTCTCTGATCCGTCACATTGAGAGCCTGATTGGGAATTCACTTGGTGTTGATGAAGAAGAATTAAAAGAAGTACGTATAGAACCAATTCATAGCGAATCTAAGGCAGAGGCGCTCTGA
- a CDS encoding Transketolase, N-terminal section: MTNINTESWQEQAQRVAHGIRKRVLDFTIRNNGGYLSQACSSAEILATLYVKIMKLGRSEAPLIPPPFPGTPGRTNRNYFTGAAYNGPKLPEFDRFFISPVHCALALYALLVELGRMAPEGLDMFNKDGSTVEMIGAEHSPGHEIMAGSLGQALSQVVGIALARRLKGHTGRNWVFMSDGEFQIGQTWEAVETLSFYKLDTVGVYIDANGQSADGEIQKVMNVEPLQERLKAFGARVYEVEGHDVEALAAPAEETPDGRPLFVIARTNPCQGIPLLEERAPKLHYIRFRDESERQRYQDYLHKLQEG, from the coding sequence ATGACAAATATCAACACTGAGAGTTGGCAGGAACAGGCACAACGAGTAGCACATGGAATTCGAAAAAGGGTCCTGGATTTTACAATCCGAAATAATGGTGGTTACCTCAGTCAAGCTTGCTCTTCGGCAGAGATCTTAGCCACTTTATATGTAAAGATTATGAAGCTAGGGCGAAGCGAAGCGCCTTTAATTCCCCCGCCATTTCCCGGTACTCCTGGTAGGACGAACCGCAACTATTTCACTGGCGCTGCCTATAACGGTCCAAAGCTCCCGGAGTTTGATCGGTTCTTTATTTCACCTGTTCATTGTGCTCTGGCTCTCTATGCTCTTTTAGTAGAACTTGGCCGGATGGCTCCAGAAGGTTTGGATATGTTCAACAAAGATGGCAGTACAGTGGAAATGATCGGTGCTGAACATTCTCCCGGTCACGAGATCATGGCTGGTTCCTTAGGGCAGGCACTCAGTCAGGTTGTTGGTATTGCACTCGCCAGGCGGCTTAAAGGTCACACCGGGAGAAATTGGGTTTTTATGTCCGATGGAGAATTTCAGATTGGACAAACATGGGAAGCTGTTGAAACCTTATCTTTCTATAAGTTGGATACAGTAGGAGTGTATATTGATGCAAATGGCCAATCTGCAGATGGGGAGATCCAAAAGGTCATGAATGTTGAGCCATTACAAGAAAGATTAAAGGCTTTTGGAGCTCGGGTATACGAAGTAGAAGGCCATGACGTCGAAGCTCTGGCTGCCCCAGCCGAGGAAACGCCGGATGGACGTCCGCTATTCGTCATTGCTCGGACAAATCCCTGTCAAGGTATTCCTCTACTTGAAGAAAGGGCTCCAAAACTTCATTACATCCGTTTTCGAGATGAGAGTGAGCGTCAGCGTTACCAAGATTATCTCCATAAGCTTCAGGAAGGATAA
- a CDS encoding Methylthioribose-1-phosphate isomerase, whose product MTTTFRSIEWKNDALWLIDQRKLPKEVAYLELTDYHQVAEAIKSMIVRGAPAIGAAAAYGLALACNQSSASRVEALKEDLTKAAEVLRQSRPTAVNLAWAIERVLKKVNRENPQDIPALRKIVLSEAHEIAEEDIRANKQIGYNADPLIPDGAKILHHCNTGSLATVDYGTALGIIRIAHEKGKRVHAYLDETRPRLQGARLSAWELNQLGIPHTVIVDGASGYVMKKVGIDLCVVGADRIAANGDTANKIGTYNLAIVAKEHGVPFYVAAPTSTIDLSIPDGEAIPIEERSPDEITHVGDEQIVPDGSPVLNYAFDVTPARYITAIITEVGVAYPPYEESLAHLMKKTLSGAI is encoded by the coding sequence ATGACAACTACCTTTAGAAGCATTGAATGGAAGAATGACGCACTCTGGCTGATTGACCAAAGAAAGTTACCGAAGGAAGTTGCATACCTGGAGCTAACTGATTACCATCAAGTCGCCGAAGCCATCAAAAGCATGATCGTTCGCGGCGCGCCAGCGATCGGCGCTGCTGCAGCTTATGGTTTAGCGCTGGCTTGCAACCAATCTTCGGCTTCGAGAGTAGAGGCACTCAAGGAAGACCTGACGAAAGCCGCCGAAGTCCTCCGTCAATCACGTCCCACCGCTGTGAATCTGGCCTGGGCAATCGAACGGGTCTTAAAAAAGGTCAACCGGGAAAATCCCCAGGATATTCCGGCCCTCCGTAAAATTGTTCTATCTGAGGCACATGAGATCGCCGAAGAGGATATTCGCGCCAACAAGCAAATTGGATACAATGCAGATCCCTTAATCCCCGATGGGGCGAAAATTCTGCATCACTGCAATACCGGCAGTCTGGCTACCGTTGATTACGGTACTGCGTTGGGGATTATCCGCATTGCGCACGAAAAAGGCAAACGAGTTCATGCCTATCTAGACGAAACCCGACCCAGATTACAGGGGGCCAGACTTTCTGCGTGGGAGTTAAACCAATTGGGTATTCCGCATACGGTTATTGTAGATGGCGCATCTGGCTATGTGATGAAGAAAGTAGGGATTGATTTGTGTGTGGTTGGCGCCGACCGAATCGCTGCCAACGGCGACACTGCCAACAAAATTGGGACCTATAATCTCGCCATTGTTGCCAAAGAACACGGCGTTCCCTTTTATGTTGCCGCACCGACCAGCACAATTGATCTGAGTATTCCTGACGGCGAAGCCATTCCGATAGAGGAGCGTTCCCCTGATGAGATCACCCATGTTGGGGACGAACAGATCGTCCCTGATGGCTCTCCTGTGCTGAACTATGCCTTCGATGTCACCCCTGCCAGATACATTACGGCGATCATAACGGAAGTGGGGGTTGCGTATCCTCCATATGAGGAAAGCCTGGCTCATTTGATGAAAAAAACACTATCAGGAGCAATCTAA